Below is a genomic region from Zea mays cultivar B73 chromosome 9, Zm-B73-REFERENCE-NAM-5.0, whole genome shotgun sequence.
TTTGGTCAAAACAAGGAGAAATTCGAGGTCAGAAAAGGTGAATAAATCCCAATCCACTGTAGCAACGGTAGCAGGAACAATTTGTTATCTCTGCAGATTTACCTTGTTGACCCTGAGCCATTTGGTGACGCAAGCTGCGTGGTAGTGATGCATGCACGGCAACGTTATCATAGTCTCTCGGTTCCTGAAAGTTGACAGGCAGATAGGGCAGCTGCATCCAAAGAAACATCATCAGTGATGCCATGGAAATTTCACTATCTGTCGTCAACATTAGAAGGAAAAAAATGTTGTGATTGCGCATATGAATCGATATTTATGGTCCGATTATATTTGTATATTTCACATGCTGTACTTAAAGTTAAAGATCAAGCTTGTAATAATGTAAACTGGGAAAAAAAACCGGGCAGGCATACACCTACTACTACTTACTCGTCATGGTTTGTTTTCCGGGAGAAAAACCCTGATGCCTTGTACTTCCATGGCTGCAGGTAGGAGATGAGCTCGTCGGATAAGCCTCTGTCCTCAGACCCCACAGACTCTACAAGTGCCTGTCTTTGCTGCATCATCGAAGAAGGGACAGGAAATCAGTGGCGTTTCCAGCCCAGGTGGTGTAAAGGTGCAGACTAACAATATGCATAGTTCCATTTTGTTCACAAGCTTTACATGTCACTTGGAAAGAAGGGGGGCACAAAAAAAAATAAAGGAACATTCCATAACCACAAACCTCATAAGTCATGTTGtctggatcatcatcatcatcaccacCACCATTACCATCCTCCTGCCACAATTATCAGAACCTTCAGACTTCAGTTCCCTAGCTTTTCACATCTCAACTAACTGATTCAGAAAGATAGAAAGATGCCGAGCTGCCAACCTCCTCCTCGTCCTCTTCGTTTTGATGGTCGTGCCCGTCGTCAGAGTCAGACGGAGACGGCACGCAGCTGATACCTGAACAATCATGGCGCGCGGCGCGCCAGCGACAACACAAGGACCAACCACAATTATGAGACGCGATGCGAGTATGCGACGGGCACAATAAGAACCCGACGAGTGCCAGTCACATCATGCAAAACGAAACGCATCTGAATCTGCTGGACCATCGTCCATAGGCAGAGCAGAGGCAGAAGCAGACCataccgtcgccgtcgtcgtcgacgCTGAGGCCCTCCATCTCCTGCTGCAGCTTCGTGGCGTACTCGAAGTCCGAGGCGATCTGGGCGTCATCCGTGCCTGGATTCCTCCTGGACGAAGCAGCTGCTGCCGCAGCAGCGGTGCTGCTCTGTGCATGGTATTCCTGTGACGGCGCACTGGATCCTGCGCCTCTCATATAGTTCTCCTGGTTGCTGCCGTGTGCTCCTTCCAAGATCGACTGGTGTAAACCCTCCTGCGATCGTGGAAGCTAGCTTTCTCTTCAGTGGAGACTGGAGATCCTACTTTCTAAGATAGTGGAAGAAGGAAGCAAAAGGAAATGATCCGCTGCGTGTTCGTGGAAGAAGCAAAGATGTATGTATGTACACAAATACAAGGCTGGCATGGCGGGTAGACGCCATACATGTGTACGCATGCATGCTCGTGCTGAAGGCGAGGAAGGGGCACGTACCTGGCCGGGAAGAAGATCGGCGAGCACAAACTGGAGCAGCTCGTCGTCGAGGTCGTCGAGGCTCACCTCTACCACCGCGCCGCGCGTGGGCGAGCTGGCGTAGTGCACGGTGACCCTTCTCAGGGCCCCGGACTGCCCCACGGTGGCCATGATTAGCCGGCCACCGCACCGAGACAGGCGTGAGCCGGTTTGCCTGCAGGCCATGGCACAGCATCTCTCTCATAATCAATTCGGACCAagaaagtccctgatcagcaggaaCACGAGGTGACACAACACAACCACCTCCCGTAACCACTTCGTCGTTGATGTCAACTGTTATAGACCTGAGCCTAACACTAGTGGTTTAATTTTTAGAGTAAAAAAATGTTTTTTTGAAGAAAAAACTCATCCAAATCTCTCATGTTCTTGTGAGTCATGCGGTGTACTGCACATAGCTGAATTCTCAAGAAAAAAGGAAACCGCAGGAGAAGGCACTCGAGTCAAGAGCCAAGAACATGGAAGAGCTAGCAGAATCAAATTgcaaaaaaaagagaaagaaggAAGAGGGGGAGGAGGATGCTTGGTGTACGTACCTCTGTTCGTTGGTGTCTCTTGTTGTctgctctcttctctctctcgacTCGAGGTTTGTTGAAGGGATGGGTGCTTTGTTAATGGGGAGAGTGGGTGGCTGCCTGCCTCGGTGTTTTATACGTAGAGACACACAGCCAGGTCGCTCTCACTGTCTTCTTTTTTTGAATATAattccatggatggacaaagaaaCATCATTGTTTACGCTCTTATACTTTCCGGCCTGACTGTCTCCGAGTTTGATTTCACCAATCCACAGTAAAATCTTGCCAGCGATCTTGCCGTTTTCCGAATTCCAACTCGCCTCGCGTTTTTCAGTTTCAGCTGGGTCTTCCTC
It encodes:
- the LOC100272915 gene encoding uncharacterized LOC100272915, translated to MATVGQSGALRRVTVHYASSPTRGAVVEVSLDDLDDELLQFVLADLLPGQEGLHQSILEGAHGSNQENYMRGAGSSAPSQEYHAQSSTAAAAAAASSRRNPGTDDAQIASDFEYATKLQQEMEGLSVDDDGDGISCVPSPSDSDDGHDHQNEEDEEEEDGNGGGDDDDDPDNMTYEQRQALVESVGSEDRGLSDELISYLQPWKYKASGFFSRKTNHDDCPICLSTFRNRETMITLPCMHHYHAACVTKWLRVNKTCPVCKYELFGPC